In Phragmites australis chromosome 17, lpPhrAust1.1, whole genome shotgun sequence, the following are encoded in one genomic region:
- the LOC133897961 gene encoding uncharacterized protein LOC133897961 codes for MARSPYLQMEERVQVQVPEQGARRGGIKDQLVEQEKVLLVHSQVRRIKQEDEEIRERLLKLQLLETRPAGGFYVPVAARRVLRSLSPLRRAGNSVSVAD; via the coding sequence ATGGCAAGATCACCGTATCTTCAGATGGAGGAGAGGGTGCAGGTGCAGGTGCCAGAGCAAGGCGCCAGAAGAGGAGGGATCAAGGACCAGCTGGTGGAGCAAGAAAAGGTGCTGCTGGTGCACAGCCAGGTCAGGAGGATCAAGCAGGAGGACGAGGAGATCAGGGAGCGCCTCCTGAAGCTGCAGCTGCTGGAGACCAGGCCAGCCGGCGGTTTCTATGTGCCAGTGGCGGCGCGGCGGGTCCTTCGGTCGCTGTCCCCGCTCCGGCGTGCCGGGAACTCCGTCTCGGTCGCAGACTGA